A single Amia ocellicauda isolate fAmiCal2 chromosome 9, fAmiCal2.hap1, whole genome shotgun sequence DNA region contains:
- the LOC136758212 gene encoding bcl-2-like protein 1 encodes MNLPCSNRELVVLYIFSKLYQNNGTWKQLMLEAASEPTMPEVEVRVNRDVLQALLDFDDEFDEIHDLGELGTRLYELHASHLMPCRIFETVADEFFIDGVSWARIAKLFDIAGLLCMESAEKVMNPSIGRIVNLLTDLLDNNLNHWIRRHGGWNRFADLYGEEAAERRKSKASLKKWILGGVTLVTGLAVGFLIGRMWDSVMSTPSR; translated from the exons ATGAACTTGCCCTGCAGCAATAGAGAACTGGTTGTCTTGTACATCTTCAGTAAACTCTATCAGAATAACGGCACATGGAAACAGCTGATGCTGGAGGCGGCGTCAGAGCCCACCATGCCAGAGGTAGAGGTTCGCGTCAACCGCGATGTCTTACAGGCGCTGCTGGATTTCGACGACGAGTTCGACGAAATCCATGACTTGGGGGAGCTCGGCACCCGGCTGTATGAGCTGCACGCCTCGCATCTCATGCCCTGCCGCATCTTCGAAACAGTCGCGGATGAGTTTTTCATCGACGGTGTGAGCTGGGCCCGCATTGCGAAGCTGTTTGACATCGCGGGGCTGCTGTGCATGGAAAGTGCGGAGAAGGTGATGAATCCCTCCATTGGCCGCATCGTCAACTTGTTGACCGACCTGCTGGACAACAACCTGAATCACTGGATTCGGAGGCACGGAGGATGG AACCGCTTTGCAGACCTCTATGGGGAGGAAGCGGCAGAGCGCAGAAAATCAAAAGCGAGTCTCAAGAAGTGGATCCTGGGAGGAGTGACTCTGGTGACGGGGCTGGCAGTGGGCTTTCTGATTGGACGGATGTGGGACTCTGTGATGAGTACTCCAAGTAGGTAG